The DNA sequence AAAACAACCACTTCATCTGTGATGTACATCATTGCGAATGAGTGTCTGTCTCCATGACCGCAAGCACGCACTGTCTGATACATGCACGTAATGCGTTTTTACAACGTAATaattgtaaaaacattttttaatctcATTTATAATTGGAATGATCGTGCATAAAGGTATTAAGTGAGTGCAAGCTAGTTTTGCTCTTTctagttttgttgttgttgtgatgttAGTGTTAATGGCATCAGAATGAGGGAGCTCTACTGGATCTGTTTTTTGGCTGTACTGTGACCACTAATCAGGCTACAGGGGTCACACACTTGAAAAGGCCCCTTTTTCTTACATAACCACATTTTCACTCCATTTCTTTACCTCTTGCTCGCTTCACCTTCAGCCTGTTATTCCCCTTCAGCCTGTTCCGGTGCAAGGTGTGTCACTTCTTATCTTCTGACAATCCTTCCCTACCTGTTTTACAGGACTGGCCACTCCTGTCATTCAGAGCCAGAGGCTTGTAGCCTGAGGTGGAGGGGAGGGTGGACAGCAAAAGTGAGAGTACAGGTTGAAGTGGCTGAAAAGGATCCTCCCACTCCCTCGGCACGGACATAAAAGCCGGCAGAGTCTACAGTCAGACACTCAGAGGGACTCGGCTCTCCTTTTGAAGACTGCTCATCTCCTGTTCTCCTCTTCTCAGAGTGTTGATAACCTTTACCACTGCAAACATGAGGAAGGCATACTCTGTCAGCTCTAGTAGCAGCACCAGGAGGTCCTTTGCACCAGTTAGCAGCTACTCCGTAAAAAGATCAAGTTATGgtgctggagctggagctggtGGTCTTGGTTTTAGTATGTCTTCAATGGGTGGTGGATTAGGTAGTGGTTCTGGTAGTTATGGCTTTACTTCTAGCCAAACAGGAGGCGGCTTCATCCCTCCACAGATCACAGCTGTCCAAGTCAACCAGAGCCTGCTGACCCCTCTGAACCTGGATATTGACCCCACCATCCAGGTTGTCCGCACTCAGGAGAAGGATCAGATCAAGACCCTCAACAACCGCTTCGCCTCCTTCATCGACAAGGTTAGTTCCTGCACGCTCTGTGTGATGGTCTTATGTACAATTTACTACAGGCCTCGTTATCTTAGTACTGACCACCTGCATGCTCTCCCTGGGATACATTTAGTCCTAACAGCTGTTAAAAGTGAATGGTCTTAATTTTCTCCTTCAACCTGTAATTGAACACTTTATTATATAGAACAGTTACAGCAATCTGCTTACCAGATGCAAAACTGACAAAGCAGCTGTGAATCTTATCTCTGTGATGTTATGTCCCTCAATGACTTACAACCTCTGGGATTGGGAAAGCTTACAAAAATCTCATAGTCTGTCGCTGAATGTGCTTACTCTGGCAATGCCATCCAAAATCTACCCAAGGTAACCTGTAGCCCTGTCTGAACCCTTTGGCGGCCTCTCTGTGCTTTATCTAAACATGGGTGGGGATTATATTGCAGTGACTCGCCCTTCTCTTACCTGGGAGACTAGCAGTGAAAATAGGGATCTATCTGCACAGTATGCCCACAGAGTACAAAGtctgtcatttcaacattgCACCTATCACCTGGTTGTTATGGGCAACAAGAATGCTAAGTGCAGAGCAGTAAATCTACTTTGACTTGCCTTTTATTCCACAGTCACACTTCTGTGTTAATATTTGCATGCAGGCTGTATGGGGAGACGCTCTGAACATTATAAGTTGGCAtacgaaaaaaagtcacaaaacaaAGCATTCATCCAATAATTCTGCACAGCtttgtcttctttctctgcCACACCTAGTTTTTTTTATAGCCTGAGTGACTGTGTGGCCTTTATAGCTCAACAGAGCATGCAGAATGACTCATAGGCAAATAGGAGGTGAAACACTTAAAGCCACGTACACATGAAACATCTGGATAGAatatactatatttttgttttaagaaGGAAGATTTGAACATGTGTATTCTGGGAGCATTAAAAAACTCAAGTATTAACCTTTTACACCTTTAGGTATTTAAATAGCATGAACAGCAAGGACGCAAAGATATGCCATCATGAGTAGGGTGTGGGCATTCAGATATGTAGCTAATGGTGAGGCCTTTTAAAACCTGATACCACAATGGCAACCTTTTTGTACAGTCACTCCCATTAAAAATtatacaattattttaaaaatcataGAACCCAGGAACAATTACATTCATTCAAATAATCAATTAAAGCACCAGCCAAACCAAATTAATACACAATTATACATAGATAATGCTTTTTAAGGAGACATCTGACAATCTTCCCTGGTTTTGTGTCTCCACAGGTCCGTTTCCTGGAGCAGCAGAACAAGATGCTGGAGACCAAATGGAGCCTCCTGCAGGACCAGACCACCACCCGCTCCAACATCGATGCCATGTTCGAGGCCTACATTGCCAACCTGCGCAGACAGCTCGACGGGCTGGGCAATGAGAAGGGCAAGCTGGAGGGAGAGCTGAGGAACATGCAGGGCCTGGTTGAGGACTTCAAGAACAAGTGAGTGCTTGCAAAACTTGAACACTAGTTATAACATATACCTTGACATAGTGAACAGATGTTCAAAATGGAGCAGATGTACTAAAGAGTTGGCTTGTGTTCCAACAGGTATGAAGATGAAATCAACAAACGTGCAGCTGCAGAGAACGAGTTTGTGCTCCTGAAGAAGGTACCAATACATCAAGATGGCCATGATTGTTTTTTAATCTTGGGAtttgataaaatataaaatgataaatgataaatgatAAAATGGCCAGTTATAACACTTATCTTGATTTTCATCAGGACGTTGATGCTGCCTACATGAACAAGGTGGAGCTGGAGGCCAAGGCTGATGCTCTTCAGGATGAGATCAACTTCCTCAGGGCCGTTTATGAGACTGTATGTATCTATAATATCAAATACCTCATAATACTATGATAACCATTTGAGTTAAAGCTAATAATCATTCACTTATTGTGTAAATCAAAAATGACAAGAGTTAACTTTTGTACAATAACCATTGGTTCTGTAGGAGCTTCGTGAGCTGCAGAGCCAGATCAAGGACACCTCCGTCATCGTGGAGATGGACAACAGCCGTAACCTGGACATGGATTCTATTGTGGCTGAAGTGCGTGCTCAGTATGAGGACATTGCCAACCGCAGCAAGGCTGAAGCAGAGACCTGGTATAAACAGAAGGTGAGTAAAAGAAAGAGTTGATGTTTATCCCGTGTCTTTTATTTACACTTGCAACACCTCTCTCAACCTTCTGGATCATCTTCTTGATACACCTTGTTgtatttttcataatagtatGAGGAGATGCAGAGCACTGCCGGACAGTATGGTGACGACCTGCGCACAACCAAGGCTGAGATTTCTGAGCTAAACCGCATGATCTCCCGTCTTCAGAATGAGATTGAGGCCGTCAAGGGACAGGTAAATTTAAAGACCTTCTCATTGATGGTGCATAATTATTAACACACTTCATTGTATAAGAAGATTTGCAGTTATTAAAACATATCTGACATCATTTTCCACAGAGGGCCAGCCTGGAGGCTCAGATTGCAGAGGCTGAGGAGCGTGGTGAGCTGGCAGTGAAGGATGCCAAGCTCCGCATTAAGGACCTGGAGGATGCTCTGCAGAGAGCCAAGCAGGACATGACCCGCCAGGTGCGTGAATACCAGGAACTGATGAACGTCAAGCTGGCCCTGGACATCGAAATCGCCACCTACAGGAAACTGCTGGAAGGAGAGGAGTCCAGGTGAGATAAACTTAAATATGTAATGAAGTTTCATGACTGCAGCATTTACTTCAACTCTGAATTAATCAATCATACTTTAtctctatagcacatttcatacaaGTCAATGTAACACAATGTGCTTCGTGCGACATGAAATAAAACTTTgtagagtaaaaaaaatatatatatatatatatatatatatatatatacaaacaagTATAGAGACACTAACTTGTCATTATTCACTCATACCATTAGACTGGCCAGTGGAGGCACAAGCGCAACCATCCACGTGCAGCAGACCTCTGGAGGTGGTGGTAAGTTACTGATTTTATACATCAACATCATAGTGATACCTGAACCAACAGACCACACTGACAGGTGGATGGATAAATGAcaacatgtttttcttctgcTCCAGGATactccagctccagctccagcgGTGGATTCGGCTATGGTGGCAGCAGCTTGTCTGGTGGTTATGGCGGTACTGTTACCAAGTCCACAGTCTCATCAACCAGTTCCAGGAGAGTGTATTAAAAAGGAGAGCCAGTCCTCTTCCCCTTCAGAAACTCTTGAATTTGATCTAAATCTGTACCCATTCATGGTGCTATGCAATATCATTGAGCAGGTTCAACAAGAGAGCTGAATATATTGTTACACTGCTATCAATTGTGTTTCAACGATCATTGGCAGCTTTTCTTACTCTTCTTGAGAGTAAGAAATGATGACTCAAGAAATGattttgaataaaataaatctgaGAACTAAAATGATTGCCTCTCACTCTCATTGTTGtgataaatgaaagaaaaatctAAGGAGGGTTTTATTTAAACAGAAAGATGTAATTACCACACTGAGATTTCACACGGGGGCTGTGCCACTTTTTGCTTCTCACTTCCTGCTTGGTTTTCCACATTATGTAAATTCCGCCGGATGACCCTCGTTTTCGGCCGGTTatccctcaccttccactttctttgtgttggcattctaaactatGGTTGATTTATGagtactatggttaactgctcctcagatctctgcatggtaaatggagacagctagctagactgtcgaatctgagttttctgttgcacgactaaaacaacttttaaacgtacacatgttccaccaaaacaagttccttcccgaggctattttgcagagacaccgtCATTGTGTCTGGTGCTGTGGAGGTAGATCTGACAATGCGAGACAAGGTCATGTATCATTATGTAGCTATCTTGGACCAAACAGGGACTTGATTTAAATTAtacagctggtggacagagcCATGATCTGTTTGGAGACCAATTACAAGGAATATGAATGTTCACATTTAGATAAAAAATTTTCAGTCAAATGTGAAACAACCAGCCTGGGGCgtttctaggatcagacctctAGGAGGGCTCAGCCcttaatgagaatgtgacacagatacagtgctttgcaaaagtgttaacccccatctgctaaatcagtaatttcattagctGATAATATCTgtgctagctactgaacaacaacgtaaggtttttgacactattaatgctatgatggaactaaaatgtgtttttacactttttttgtctACAGGGGAGGGTCTCCCAACTTTAAAaattcaaagtggcttgtttggtgcatattaatccatgtagctccatgtagctctctcagtctctgcccctatcgctagcagatgggtccTTCCCTATTTAGTCTGCCAGACCTGTAGCTTAGAgaccgtgggatttcccaaactgaataaattcCGCTTGCACATATAAatacaaaactgctttgcttgctcAATCGTGTTGTAACTGTTGtctgctgaaaaaataattgtattcattagcatgatagcCCGCAGCCGGGaaggcatgagacgggaggtatatcctttcggtcccggtgattatttgtgaaattgtgcaaacaACAGCCTTTTCAAGGGatttgagaaggaaggagtggtagcatACAAGCTCCCAAATTGACGCTTGTCTGAAAAATtgagttttggataatgttcagcttcggcacttttacctatgctaaaatattcaatgactgaggaagcctagtgaagagtccatagcaaccagtgttgaattacccagtgtgctttgctgaatggtctcaatgttttattgttttatttcatgtgaatactagtttactagatgaGTAACTTAATATTTGAAGTAacgcaggaagtgtgcatttagtgcttattgtgtttccacaatgttagtgagtaaatctactgaaatggccaccacaccataacagaggaatgtgatgcgtcagatgagaatgcagccGTTTAGCCATCTATGttatggctgtaaaaaaacaatggaaaaCTGTAAAGCTTTGACTACTGTGAATCAGTACAGTAAATTGTTGGTGAGGGTTGTCCTTTTTCTCCCAATCCTGTTGGAGAGTCACTCAAAATGTGTTATTGATGAAGAGAGAgtcaggtctattttgactaaaagtCTCAAAACCCCTCCAGTGGCCCCTTAAAGAAATAACAAACAGTCCcttataagtcacagtaatcacaaccaatttgaaatgtgcaattttatttgcttacatttcaatttgggttctaatctgtgCCATTAtattaccaacttcttctctggggactgagtctggcacaaccacctccgattggccaaaacTACGTTTCtattaaccctttccttgactgggttacaggtgcatagcattggcGACAGCtgcacaggatattaaacctgtttcaagccctttgaacctgtaattgtttgtcctctgtcactaacagacaagttcaaGTTCACTAGAAGCACAAAAATTGATCCAAAAAAAATTAgaatttttaggggggctgagatgaaatttttttttttttggggggaactTGAGcctggggtggcagtagctcaggcTGTAAGGAGTTGGGTTAGGAACCGGAGGgctgctggttcaagtccccgtatagacctgtggactggtagctggagaggtgctcttgagcaatgCACCAAACCCCCTAACTGCTCAGGGTGCTCCTCCAAGGAGCAGtgccctcactctgacatctctccataaGTGTGAtagcatgtataggtcctgagcatgtgtttaatgtgtgtgcaaCTGTACTAACAGAGTAAAAATTGTGAATTTCCCCTCGaaggataaataaaggcattcttcttcttctaaaagGGTCTACAATTGTCCATGAACACAGCTATGATGGTTTATAGTAGCCATTTCTTCTTTTGCATATGGCTTTCTTAACtaatgtcttttttatttgataGCAATAAAAAAGAATACCTCAATGAACTGCAATGAAGTTCCGTTGGAATACGGAATACATTTCATTACTCAAAGTTCTTGAGCACCACATTTCTCTTAACACCATTGACAGTTACCAGctatattaattaatttttttttttttttttttttgacaccaGTGTTAATAGGATGCACACCCTTATTTGCAatctattgaaaaaaaaattgtaacattagaaatttcaaagtggcttgtttggtgcatatttttccatgtagctctcagtctcggccctccatcgctagcagatgggtccctccctgtttagtcagccagacaaTTTGAGCTATAGCTTTGTAGAGACCGTGGGAACTGAATAAATcccaaaaacacatacaaacaaaactgctttgctagctccattgtgttgtaactaagacatctgctgaaaaaataattgtattcattagcatgattgctgtattgtttagttcaaaaacatccaaaacaccaaagaaAACAGTGGAACATAGCGgaccagacgcaagcttttattttgaaaagttgcaCCAGCTGGgagggcatgagacaggaggtctccaggctgcagccatacccgactcaaATATCCTTTCGGTCCCGGTGATTATTGAAAAATTGAAATTGTGCAAATGACAGccttttcaaggcatttgagaaGGAAGAAGTGGTAGCAGGCACGCTCCCAAATTAACGCTTgtctgagaaatggagttttggataatgttcagcttcggcagctttacctatatgctaaaatatacaatgactgaggaagcctagtgacgagtccatagcaacccagtgtgctttgctgaatggtctcaatgttttattgttttatttcatgtgaatactagtttactagaagagtaacttagtatttgaagtaatgctgtaatgcaggaagtgtgcatttagtttcagACTCAGAATCAAttagaatcagaaatactttattaatcccagggggaaattatttttgttacaactccagatatacaaacaacatatacaaacaacatatattatCCAGACTTTAACagatatattaaaaacaaatatacagtaataatatataaaagatCAAATGTACAGTGTGAATGTACAAATAGtgcaataaaaaagagaaatgattgTCTATGTTTGAGAGATTACAGAGGGAGGCGTTGTAGAGTTTAATGACCACAGGCAGGAACGATTTCCTGTGGTGCTCTGTGGTGCATCTGGGTaagaggagtcttctgctgAAGGTTCTCCTCTGCTGGACAGATGTTAAATGACCTCAGCCTCCTGAGGAAAAAGAGTCGACTTTGGCCCTTTTTGTAGACAGCCTCAGCGTTTCTAGTCCAGTCCAGTTTATTATTTAAGTACACCCCTTACTTTAAGTACACTTATACTCCTCAACAGTGTCCACAGGGACTCCCTGGATGGAAACAGGGGTCCCAGATGATTTCACCCTCCTCAGATCCACTACGAGCTCCTTCGTTTTTGTCACGTTGAGTTGCAGATGGTTCAGCTCACTCCAAGTGACAAAGTTGCCCACAACAGTCCTGTATTCATTCTCATCACCCTTTTCTATGCAGCCAACTATTGCTGAGTCATCAGAAAACTTCTGAAGGTGGCAGGACACAGTGCAATAGTTGAAGTCCGAGTTGAAGAGGTTGAAGAGGAAGGGAGCGAGGACAGTCCCCTGTGGAGCCCCAGTGTTTCTGACCACCCTGTCAGACACACAGTTCTTTAGGCGTACGTACTGTGGTCTGCCCGTCAGGTAATCAACAATCCGGGATACGATGGGGTCCTCCACCTGCATTGCAGTCATCTTCTCAACCAGTAGAGCTGGACGGATGGTGTTGAAAGCACTGGAGAAGTCAAAGAACATGACTCTCACAGTGCTCGCGGGCTTGTCCAGATGAGTGTAGACTCTGTTCAGCAGATAGATGATGCTGTCCTCAACTCCCAGGCTGGGCTGGTAGGCGAACTGTAGTGGATCAGTGAAGGGCCTGACCATAGGCCTTAGCTGCTCCAGttgtttccatgcttattgtgtttccacaacaatgttagtgactaaatctactgaaatggccaccataaTAGTGGAGTGTGATGTgtaagatgagaaagcagaggttaagGTTAAGTCATGTATGTCTTTGTTGTATAAAAACAGTTGCTATctgtacatctttgccaagcgcaaaccagtacagaaggcatcaataaattgttggggagggtcatgGGTCTTTTCccaatcattttggagg is a window from the Perca flavescens isolate YP-PL-M2 chromosome 4, PFLA_1.0, whole genome shotgun sequence genome containing:
- the LOC114553893 gene encoding keratin, type II cytoskeletal 8-like; translated protein: MRKAYSVSSSSSTRRSFAPVSSYSVKRSSYGAGAGAGGLGFSMSSMGGGLGSGSGSYGFTSSQTGGGFIPPQITAVQVNQSLLTPLNLDIDPTIQVVRTQEKDQIKTLNNRFASFIDKVRFLEQQNKMLETKWSLLQDQTTTRSNIDAMFEAYIANLRRQLDGLGNEKGKLEGELRNMQGLVEDFKNKYEDEINKRAAAENEFVLLKKDVDAAYMNKVELEAKADALQDEINFLRAVYETELRELQSQIKDTSVIVEMDNSRNLDMDSIVAEVRAQYEDIANRSKAEAETWYKQKYEEMQSTAGQYGDDLRTTKAEISELNRMISRLQNEIEAVKGQRASLEAQIAEAEERGELAVKDAKLRIKDLEDALQRAKQDMTRQVREYQELMNVKLALDIEIATYRKLLEGEESRLASGGTSATIHVQQTSGGGGYSSSSSSGGFGYGGSSLSGGYGGTVTKSTVSSTSSRRVY